A region of Anaerolineae bacterium DNA encodes the following proteins:
- a CDS encoding CPBP family intramembrane metalloprotease: METPSVGGGVRWRQVGIFLGLTFTLTWGLNLLLWQTVGYGASQPAIMMLQLQMLLPAFSAILCALFLFRDHPLFQARRRGERACWVFYLFIAYTLAHTATTLIALFSYDFIVLNINAIVSQAVGLAALLAVLVMRLVMGKEAFARVGLAGGRPRYWLIFGAGFVAFYGLQTVLNMLFRLGQAVDITALVGGGVPLPAPLLWLIVVLQSVVLGPFLGLLFAFGEEFGWRGYLQSELLRLGKVRAMLVIGVIWGIWHAPVIAMGHNYPGYPAAGILLMTAYCIGLAVVLGYAVLKSGSVWLAAFLHAVNNQAASFFLAAVYRPHHPIFSFGAGLYGVLCVWLAAVLIILLDPIWRETAVENVGNRP, from the coding sequence ATGGAAACGCCGTCCGTTGGGGGTGGGGTGCGCTGGCGCCAGGTGGGGATATTCCTGGGCCTGACCTTTACGCTAACGTGGGGGCTGAACCTCCTGTTGTGGCAGACGGTCGGGTATGGGGCCAGCCAGCCGGCCATCATGATGCTCCAGCTTCAGATGCTCCTGCCGGCGTTCTCCGCCATCCTCTGCGCGCTGTTCCTCTTCCGCGATCATCCGCTCTTCCAGGCGCGCCGGCGCGGTGAGCGCGCTTGTTGGGTTTTCTATCTATTTATCGCCTACACGCTGGCCCATACCGCGACCACGCTGATCGCGTTGTTCAGCTATGATTTCATCGTGCTGAACATCAATGCTATCGTCAGCCAGGCAGTGGGGCTTGCGGCACTGCTGGCGGTGCTGGTCATGCGTTTGGTGATGGGGAAGGAGGCGTTCGCGCGCGTGGGGCTGGCCGGCGGCCGGCCGCGCTACTGGCTCATCTTTGGGGCCGGCTTCGTCGCGTTCTACGGCCTGCAAACCGTGCTGAATATGCTCTTCCGGCTGGGGCAGGCGGTAGATATCACGGCGCTGGTAGGGGGCGGCGTGCCACTGCCGGCGCCCCTGCTGTGGCTCATCGTCGTACTGCAGTCAGTGGTGCTGGGGCCGTTCCTCGGCCTCCTGTTCGCTTTTGGCGAGGAATTCGGCTGGCGAGGATACCTGCAGTCGGAACTGCTCCGGCTGGGAAAGGTGCGCGCCATGCTGGTCATCGGCGTCATCTGGGGCATCTGGCATGCGCCGGTGATTGCCATGGGGCATAATTACCCCGGCTACCCGGCCGCCGGCATCTTGCTCATGACCGCCTACTGCATAGGGCTGGCGGTCGTCCTGGGCTATGCGGTGTTGAAGTCGGGGAGCGTGTGGCTGGCGGCCTTCCTGCATGCGGTGAACAATCAGGCGGCTTCCTTTTTCCTGGCAGCGGTCTACCGGCCCCATCATCCCATTTTCTCCTTTGGCGCCGGCCTGTACGGCGTCCTGTGCGTGTGGCTTGCGGCAGTGCTCATCATCCTCCTGGACCCCATTTGGCGTGAAACGGCCGTCGAAAATGTAGGGAATCGCCCTTGA
- a CDS encoding MBL fold metallo-hydrolase yields the protein MFVHKMTERVWQLPAVHWNRRLFDALIPLPDGTSYNAYFINGSEKRVLIDAADPALEEGFLEALAGLPAVDYIISNHAEQDHSGILPKLLERYPGARILATPKAKPMLVNLLHIPEETIQTVEDGETLSLGDV from the coding sequence ATGTTTGTCCATAAGATGACCGAGCGTGTGTGGCAGTTGCCGGCTGTGCACTGGAACCGCCGGCTGTTCGACGCGCTGATCCCTCTGCCGGACGGCACCAGCTATAATGCCTACTTCATCAATGGTTCGGAGAAGCGGGTGCTCATTGATGCGGCGGACCCCGCGCTGGAGGAGGGGTTTCTGGAGGCACTGGCCGGCCTGCCGGCGGTGGATTATATCATCTCCAACCATGCGGAGCAGGACCATTCCGGCATCCTGCCGAAACTGCTGGAGCGCTATCCGGGGGCGCGCATCCTGGCGACCCCCAAAGCCAAACCGATGCTGGTCAACCTGCTCCATATTCCGGAGGAAACCATCCAGACGGTGGAGGACGGTGAGACCCTTTCCCTGGGGGATGTGA